The sequence TGGCTGTATGATGACTTATGGATGTTCTCTCTTATTCGACAGATGAAACATCTAATGCATTGGTTTGCAAAAGAATGTGTCTTTGCCTAGAGGACTTACTTTAAAAAGTATGTCTGTACAGGATTGGAATTGTCAATGTAACTATGTTGATCTACTATTACCAgcaaataatttgtgtttgttAAACTCCCGCTGTTGCAGTTGGTAGCTCTAGTGCTAGTGCTGAAGCGGTGAGTTTGATATGGAGATGGTATCcaagtgtttcttttcttttcctggtTTCTTTATGGTGGCTAATGTCTGATAATTTTGTTCATTAGTTGGAATTTGTAATATCACCTGGCATTTAGTTTGCGTTTTAGGATATATTTCAAAAGGGAATTTCagacccttttttttaatatatacatatatctcCAGGCTTGGAGTTCGGAGGGAAGATCTGCCAAAATATGAAGAGGGGTTGGAACTTAAAATCGCAAAAGCTCAATTGGAGGAGCTGAAGAAGGATGCTGTTGAGGCTATGGAAACACAAAGGAAGaggtattttgttgtttttatgctgtcttttttattttgaacctTGTGGTTCTAGATATGCGGGCTTCCTACTCTTGTCTTCAGTCGGGCAGTGAATAGATAGGAGGGATGTTGGTTTAGGTCCCATTTGTTGTATTTTCCTGGGATAGTGCTTTTTTCCAGATCTTTGTATCCCTGAAGAATGAGCACTGAATAGGGGTGTAGGTCAACCCAAACAGCCTAAATTTGACCTGGACTTGGCACAATTTTAAGCTCGATCAAACTCGTTCAGAGCATGATCCAAACTGAGCTTGAACAAAATTTTAAGCTTGTTTTAAAGTTGAGCCGAGCATGACCACCAGGTTGCTCAACCCGGTTTGTTCTCGATCACGGGGGCATTCTAGGTGTTTCTGTTAGAGTTTCAACGTGACTTGTTTTAGAGCAATAAAATCTGTGCTCTATATCTTTAGGAGTTTTAACAAGAATGAAAATAGGGATTAGATTGAGGACATTctcaaatttcattatttattatattttcttctctAATTTTGTCTTGAATTGAAGACGATTCCCAAAAAGGCTGCTCCTCTTGTACTAATTGTTTGGCAAAGAAATTCAACAAGGTATAATATCAGTAGTATTTTATATTCTGAAACCTTGAAGGACAATCTGGCTGGATGAATTTTGACTGTGACTTTAAGTTTACCCTTAGGTTCATTTTAAGCCACCAGGCCACATGAAccaacctcaaaaaaaaaaatctatacctTGAGCTGAGCTTGAGCAGAATACCATTGAAATGGCTCGACTTCGACATGAGTTTGATTGGCAATTCAATCTACCCAAGCTGAGTTTGATTGAATCTTATATTCAGTTATGTTTTCACCCCTATAATTGAATTTCGGTAttgatacttgtttttttttttcagggagGAATTTAAGAATGAGGAAGCGGTTGATGTGAAGTCTTTGGACATCCGGAACTTTCTCTGAATCGTGCATGGCTTATTAATTGTTTGACTTGAATTTGAACTTTGTTGAGGCGCAAGACCTGGAATGCGGGAAATAACCAATCTGTTTTgctttgataaataaaaaggttttgaATCACAGCTATGGCAACTGAGTAGATATTATGCCATCTTTTGTTAATTCAACTCAATAGCGAGAAGGGAACTGGTGTTATGTTGCACATGTCTTGGAATGAATTCGTCTTAGAAACTTGCTTCTCTTTGTCGACTAATTTTCTTCCGCTTCCCGCGGCATCGAAACCTCTACATAAGTACCGTACTACGTTATGTAGTCTGCGACCCTGTTGAGTTAAATGGCTGTTTAAACGTCAGCTTGCATTGCAAAAGGTTAAGCATGATGAAGTAGTTTGTTTTTACACCATTTGAAGATCCAATATTCGATGCCACGTGTTTTCTTGCAAAATCATATGAGATGGGAATCCAATCAGATGGTGTAAATCATGTAAATTGGTAGAAGGTAAATTCAGAATGTGAATAGGCGACTGTAGTGGGAGTAGTAAAGGTGTGTTTGAGAGTGGTAATGGTTTTTTCATTGTATCTAAAGAATAAGAAGCGATAAAAccctcttttataaaaaaaaataaaagagagacaATAAAAGAGGGTTTTATCGCTTCTTATTCTTTAGATacaatgctttttatttattgggtAGTAGTGGTAAATTTGGTCTTATTTGGGATGTTTCGATTAATTGATATCAAAAGGAAAGACCGGAACTTTATAACACCGAGGACTTTGCAAGTTGTTTGAGGTAGAGTTGCTAAGATTTGTTCTGTTAGAATGACCCTGGAGTCTTTTCGGAAGGTTAAGAGATTGTTCCCTGTGTTTGATACTACTTATTTTAATGCTTTGTTGACTTTGTGTCAAGAGAAGAGTATGAGCGATGCGAGGAATGCTTACCATCTGTTGAAGAAGGGTTTTAGGCTCGATTTGCAAACCTTTAACGTACTTTTGTCGGGGTGCGACTTGCTCTGCTGACAAAGCTGCTGCATGTAGAAGTCAGAAGATGACTTATTTGGCAGAGCCCTGAGTCAGAAGGTTCTATCTTGCCAATTCTTATTAGCTCCTCAGTCCCAGAAACAATCTTGCTCTTCGAATCTATCTTCAAGACTGGACGGATTCGTAAGGCATGAGCAGAAAAACCCAAGCAGATCCTGAGTGGATGAGAGAGGAATTAGAAGCTCTATCCATTTGGACCACAGCTCTATCAACTGATTGGATATAGCAAGTTCGGGTGCCAATGCAATTTGATTGCCAGGAGATAACTTGTTATTCTAGCAGCCTCCTCCTATGAACTGATGGTATTCAGAGTTCATTGCTCTCGCAGGCTCTCACCCAAATGGAAGGTCACATGCTTGCATTTATGTTGTGCGCGTAGACCATTAGTACCATTGTTTAAAGAGCAGGCTAGACTTGATCAACTGGCAGTGTCAATTGCCTGTCAATCCGTATTTTATTAACGTTTACGTCAAAAACTAATGCATGCGCCAACCAAACTggctattttctattttctataaaaatgaCACTAAAAATCATGGGCTAATGGTTTTCTCAATCAAAATTGcatctctattttatttttttcctggtCTAATTAACAGTCGCAGAATTAATCAATCATGACATTCAtaactatcaaataaaaagggctctgacaattaaaatttaccctttttatttgatttagagCCACCATCCTCTTTGCTTCGCTTTCCCCCACTCCTACCACTCTCTTGCTTTCCATGTTTATCCGGTTTAACTCTGGGTTTTACACTTATAACACCACCTGGGTTTATCTTTCCACCATGTTCTTGCAAAGCATTCTCCAACTCTTCTTCCCTGCCCACAATTGCATGCTGTTGAAGGAATTCAGGATTCAGTAAACCCTCCATCTTGGATTTCATCCCATCCTACAGTCAGTTTAGCACTTGGAGATAAAAGAACAGATACAGGGATTAaagagaggaggagaaaaaaggaagaaaaacacaCCTCAACTTGCTTTGCTGCTTCTTTTAGATCATCATTCACTGATATGCTGTGAGGTCTCAACTCTCTCTGAAAAATTTGTTCACGTCAGGAATTAGATTGTTTTGAATGAAAATGTTCATACAATAGCAACAATAGAAGAATCGCACATAAGAAAAGGGTGGAACACAGCTGTGTCAAAATATATTCGGCCTCTTGATGATGAAAACTGAATGGAGAAAAAGGATTCACGTGGCCAAGCATAGCTAGCCTCAAAACAAAGCCTGGTTGAGTATATAATGGAGAAAAGGGATAATTTTTCTAGGCGTTGGgattacaaaatatttattggatTCATATACTCACAATACATTTATGTATTAAACAAATCCATGTGCGGCAATGTTTTTCATTGTGTTGTGTATTATTATGTATGAAGTACAGGTTTTCTATCAACTTACCTCTTTTATCCGGGGTAGGGTTGATTCTATCTCTTTAGAAGCAATACCACGAAGATATTTGTAGATCTTCTTCATAGCCTTCATAAAAAGTGACAAAATTTGTGTTCTTTCCAACTTCATTTGTTCCTGTAATAACAATTCAGCAGTACACTCAGTAGTCATTCCTGATACTAGCATCAATAAAACAGATATTAGATGCACTAGAAGTTCTGAGGATCTAACTTTTATACCAAAAGCGACacatttttttacccttttccAGATAGCTCTCCGTTCACTTTCTTGCACACAGATATATGCACATGCGTGAAATGAAATAATCTAACTGACAAGTTGAGAAGCAAACCTCAACAAAGGTAATATTTCGTTGCTGCAAACCAACACAGAGTAAAATAGAAGCCGAAACATGTGACAATGTGACAGGAAGCTTTCCTCGAAAATATAGACGAGCCAGGATTGGAACAATGTCTAAAATCTGGAGGAAACAAAAACACACAATTATTAGAATCACACAGAATGAAGTACCTGACAAACCTTTGcattttttcaaattactaaTGTTACCAACTTTAGTTATTTCCACAAGACAGGTGATGAAATGGTCTATGGCAATCCTGCTGTCTAGAAGTCAATTAAATCTCACGATTCTCACCCCATCCCAGTCTTCAGAAGTTCAGCATAAATGGTAAACAAATGGGTTGTGATTGGAGTAGGTCTAATATTCTATGGTGCAAAGAATTAGATCGCATCTAATagacatttttcttcttttatttacagaaaaaaaaattacagctatCTTGCATCTCAAAAACATGTCTATCCACAGAACCTCTTACATTCCATACTAGTTCCCAATATCCATTGACATGTGCAAATCTTGAGCATGCAATGGAAACATAAAAAAGCCATAGTCCTCTGCTAAAAAAAACCACCCATCGGATATCAAAAGACCCCTTCCCACACTCCTGTTCTCATTGAATTTAAAAGAAGTTCTGTTATTGGTGTACTGATAAATGGGAAGGGGGTTACTTATCGATCCATCATATACACAAACTACACATTTTTGCATTAATTTCAACTGgcagattttattttcttggccAGAAAAGAACTAAAACAATGCCATGTTGAGGGAGATACAAATCATTTACACACAATAACCCTTTTGCCTTAGTATAATGATGCCAGGTGTACAAGTTCTAAAAGTCATTCAGCAGACTGAAACGGGTTCGTTTCTCATTGTTTCCAAGCAGAGATGGACCTCAAATTTATATGCAGGTGCCACATATCAGATTATTTGCAATGATATAAATTTTATCCAATAACTTGCTGAGCAAACATGACAGTTTTCAATTGGACCTTACCAGATGAAAATCAGCAAGGTTTCCAGTATAAACTTTCAACCGCTCCAAATCATATGGTGATAGATCATCAGTAGGTGACCTCCAAAATGTATCAGGAGCAGATGATGTGGGTTCGTGCTTCATGTCAGTGTAGTTAATTTTAGGATCCAAGACACTGAAATATCAAGAGTTGCATGAGCATATTAAACAGAAACTCATTTGAAGGTAAAGTTTCAAAGCTGACCTCATAGCAAGCTTATATTCCATTGAACGGAAACTATCACCTTCCAGTAGTCGAGCAAACCTTCGCTTGAAATCTGAAGACAGATGAGAAATAAGCTTTGAATAttcagaattaaaaataaatctgaaaagGTATGTGTTGATCTGAAAATAGGACTAACCTTTGTAAAATGGACCAAAAAAGCCCCATTCATCTGACCCACTAGCTTCACTATCATCGCTGTTTAATGGTTTGAGTACCATACATGAATACTCACCAGTTACCGTATTctaattcaaaagaaaacaataaacaaataaagttcACAACTAATTATCATTATATAACACAGTGTCCATATAATAAAACTGAAAAGGCATCTTAACTGGAATTTGGCCAATGTAGAAGGGAGCAAATTTACGTCTCTTCCAAAAGCGAAAAAGGTCCAAAGTTAGCCCAAAGGAAACACCAAGGTAATGGAGCTTTTCCGGTCGTCGTTCATGAAGATTTACTAGCAAAGGTGGAAGGTCCGTCCTaggttttatattttcttctaGCAAAGAAACCTACAGGCACAATATGTTACAAAAGCATATGACTCTGTCCATATTACTGGCCTCCGGCAAAATAAATTTTCCATATGAAAAGTAATGTAACAAGATACTGTTCATATTAATGGATTCATAGTTATCattctaatttgaattttttagggAGAACAGAAGAAATTATTGGGCAAGTGAGACTGCAATAATTCTTGATTGAAATTAAAGGATTTCATTGCATTCTTGGATTTAGAATCTATAATATAGCAAGATAGTTAAAATACCCCATATACTACAACATGAACCAAACATGAAGATCATTAACGGAAATATAACTATCAAAACTTAATATAGAAACAAGAGTTGTTCAGTGAATGGACCTTCTCTGCAGCTTCTGTAACTCTAAGTTGAGGAATTTCCCCATCATTTTCATCATCTACTACAGAAATGGGAGTAAATTGTCCTTCGTAGTACCTATAGAGACTAGGATTGTAAATGCCTCCACTTTCAAAGAAATTTTAACTTGTAAATGCATCATGACAAGATTAAGCATGGATCATACTCATCAAGTCATTTTAACTTGTAAATGCTTCATGACAAGATTAAGCATGGAGCATACTCATCAAGTCACTTTCTCTTATATATTAGAGTGCTTGTTATATTATACTGTTGCATATGCAGCACAGACTTAGGATATCCCATCACAAATCATATCAAAGTACATGTTCTCATATTGGCAAAATCTCTTACTCTTGATATTAAGGCCACAATGATGATATGTATCCATATTTTAGGTTTCACTATGAAGCAAAGTAAGCAAAACTACAAGACTCTTTATGTTTTTGACAGTTGTTTTCCAGAGTCTTTAAGTTTAATTAAAGGAAGATTTTCTTTATACcacttttcaataaaatttgccACTTCTTTTGCGTTACCTTGTATTGTCATTATTCAACTCCAAAATTAAGTACTAACAATTTCATGCGGGAGACTGCAGCACAGCTCTAATTCTACCACTTGAACCAGCAGTCATTCAACACATGGTTCAATAAACTTACACACAATATTTACAAAGCTCCATCGAAATCTTGATGCAATGTCACTGACAAAACATATGGTAGCTCACATGTatgaatatttttcataaaactaaattttccttatctagaaaacaaaaggttCAGTAGTCAAGGTACCAAAAGAGAAGACCTCCAAACTCTCCCTGTAAAATGGGTGTACTACAAAGCTAAAACTACCAAGTCAGCTCATATGGTAGCTCATAAACCATAAAACTATATCATTGGTCTTATCAAGTCTGGACTCTACTTCAagtgaaaaattagttcaatcATTCCAGGTACCACACTACTGTGTAGGGACAACTGCTTAGGAGTATGaaaattcatgaataaaaaCATGAAGTTTGATAGAAAATACGTCAGCAAGAAAGCTAATTCTGTACCAATTCAACTAATCCTTGCTGAAATAGGAGCAGTCCTTGGTCTAAGATTATGACTTGAATCATAATCTCTAGGtcaagtttcttcttttttaaccaaaaattgTACAgcaaacatctaaaaataacctaaatacaacaaagagaagaaataaGAAAGCCTGCTGCCATTCTAATTGCAATTACTTTTAGTTTTGATAATCTTACCAACTGTAAGCAAGATAAGTGCAATATCTATTTGAATGATAATGTCAAAATAGGGAGAGACCAACCTGGTTAAGAGTTCCACTGCAGCAGAACCGTATCCAAGCTGTGTTGAAACCACATAAAGAAAAGGTATATTACAGTTCATTACATGAATCCGAGGCACTCAGTTTGGCATGATTGACATAGAGGCTTACCCTCATTGCACTTGGATGGGTGGCAATGCGAACAATACGAGCACCTGAAAAGCTAGGGAAAACTGTATCACGAAACTGCTCACAGAATTTCCATGGTATTTGGTCCCCAAAGGGTTGATGGCCCTCACTTAAGCTTTGGATTGCAGATTTACGAGAAATCTGTCCTTCAAGACAAACCTGTAAATAATGATGGACCATAACAATGAGAATCATAATAAAATGTTTCGGCAAATTTGCAATGACTACAAAAATTAGGAAGATCCTTCACATATAATCAAACAATGATATCAAGCACATTACTTATCACAGAGCAAAAGTTCCTGTTGAGTTAAGAGAAATGAGATAGAGCCTGTCATTTACATATAGAATACCTGGATAAAAGCTTATTACAAATAACTGCTAAGAGTTTAAAAACTTTTGGTCTATCCGAAGCTAAATTTTGCTCTGCCCTCCACTCAGATGGCTAGTGTAGGCAATTAAAATTGGATGCCCAGAGAGTATTCTCAATCCTCACAGATTCAAAAGGTAGAATACTTGTGAACAGTGTTTATTGCCTCAATATAGAACAGCAGACACCAAAACAGATCAAGAAGCGATCAATcacattaataaaagaaaataagcatTTAGTGTGCAGAAACCTTATGTGAAAAgcattatttaaacaaaaataatctaCAAGGGGACCAGTGATGAATTTGGAGACACATTGATAATTTGATTCACCATAGAATTTAATGCTACAGCAGAATAACTAGAAGTGCTTGTGTCTCTCTTAGGTTATTTACCTGAATGACGCATAAGATATCAGGAAGTTGATTTTTTGACTCATCAACAGGGCCTGTGCATACAATATTAGTACAAACCTAATCTCttgctgaaaaaataaaataaatcagttCAAGGAAAAAGTTCTACCGAGAAACACAAACAAATGGTGTGCGGGAGCATCAGCCATTAGTTGTAAGTCATTAGGAGAATTTTTGTAGTGAGATGCGACATATAATGCCATCATTCGCTGCACAAATTAAGATACATAAGCATCATATCTTGAATACCATtaactaaatacaaaaatatcaaatcacAATGCATTTTACCTGCAGAAATAACTCACTGTCTTTGTGATAGGAAAAGAGAGTATCCCGATTGATGTAATAGAGATTACATTCACTGCATGGGGGTAATCTAGTTgggcaaacaaacaaaagagtAAATCAATAAAGTTAATTGATATGGTTTCATAACAGAGATCTCAATGAAGATGATGGAGGAACCTTCAGATCCCATGTTCCCAGCAACTTAATTCTGACCTTCTGATACTAGGTATTGAATTTGTAACATCCAGACAGAGTAAGGCATTGAGCCAGGATTCTATTGGATCACGAGAAGCATATCTGATAGACTCGCTTAGTTCTATCTTTCTGAAAAGACGACCtgaatgaaaacaaataatga is a genomic window of Populus alba chromosome 5, ASM523922v2, whole genome shotgun sequence containing:
- the LOC118039112 gene encoding RNA cytidine acetyltransferase 1 isoform X1; translated protein: MRKKVDERIRTLIENGVKLRHRSLFLIIGDKSRDQIVNLHYMLSKAVVKSRPTVLWCYKDKLELSSHKKKRAKQVKKLMQRGLLDPEKVDPFSLFLETGGLTYCLYKDSERILGNTFGMCILQDFEALTPNLLARTIETVEGGGLIVLLLRSLSSLTSLYTMVMDVHERFRTESHFRASGRFNERFLLSLASCKACVVMDDELNILPISSHIRSITPVPVKEDSEGLSEAERGLKNLKEQLHQDFPVGPLIKKCCTLDQGKAVITFLDSVLDKTLRSTVALLAARGRGKSAALGLAVAGAIAAGYSNIFITAPNPENIKTLFEFICRGFDAIEYKEHIDYDVVKSANPEFKKATVRINIFKQHRQTIQYIQPHEHEKLSQVELLIIDEAAAIPLPVVRSLLGPYLVFLSSTVNGYEGTGRSLSLKLLQQLEEQSQISSKNVEGSLSGRLFRKIELSESIRYASRDPIESWLNALLCLDVTNSIPSIRRLPPCSECNLYYINRDTLFSYHKDSELFLQRMMALYVASHYKNSPNDLQLMADAPAHHLFVFLGPVDESKNQLPDILCVIQVCLEGQISRKSAIQSLSEGHQPFGDQIPWKFCEQFRDTVFPSFSGARIVRIATHPSAMRLGYGSAAVELLTRYYEGQFTPISVVDDENDGEIPQLRVTEAAEKVSLLEENIKPRTDLPPLLVNLHERRPEKLHYLGVSFGLTLDLFRFWKRRKFAPFYIGQIPNTVTGEYSCMVLKPLNSDDSEASGSDEWGFFGPFYKDFKRRFARLLEGDSFRSMEYKLAMSVLDPKINYTDMKHEPTSSAPDTFWRSPTDDLSPYDLERLKVYTGNLADFHLILDIVPILARLYFRGKLPVTLSHVSASILLCVGLQQRNITFVEEQMKLERTQILSLFMKAMKKIYKYLRGIASKEIESTLPRIKERELRPHSISVNDDLKEAAKQVEDGMKSKMEGLLNPEFLQQHAIVGREEELENALQEHGGKINPGGVISVKPRVKPDKHGKQESGRSGGKRSKEDGGSKSNKKGSAWVFLLMPYESVQS
- the LOC118039112 gene encoding RNA cytidine acetyltransferase 1 isoform X3, coding for MVMDVHERFRTESHFRASGRFNERFLLSLASCKACVVMDDELNILPISSHIRSITPVPVKEDSEGLSEAERGLKNLKEQLHQDFPVGPLIKKCCTLDQGKAVITFLDSVLDKTLRSTVALLAARGRGKSAALGLAVAGAIAAGYSNIFITAPNPENIKTLFEFICRGFDAIEYKEHIDYDVVKSANPEFKKATVRINIFKQHRQTIQYIQPHEHEKLSQVELLIIDEAAAIPLPVVRSLLGPYLVFLSSTVNGYEGTGRSLSLKLLQQLEEQSQISSKNVEGSLSGRLFRKIELSESIRYASRDPIESWLNALLCLDVTNSIPSIRRLPPCSECNLYYINRDTLFSYHKDSELFLQRMMALYVASHYKNSPNDLQLMADAPAHHLFVFLGPVDESKNQLPDILCVIQVCLEGQISRKSAIQSLSEGHQPFGDQIPWKFCEQFRDTVFPSFSGARIVRIATHPSAMRLGYGSAAVELLTRYYEGQFTPISVVDDENDGEIPQLRVTEAAEKVSLLEENIKPRTDLPPLLVNLHERRPEKLHYLGVSFGLTLDLFRFWKRRKFAPFYIGQIPNTVTGEYSCMVLKPLNSDDSEASGSDEWGFFGPFYKDFKRRFARLLEGDSFRSMEYKLAMSVLDPKINYTDMKHEPTSSAPDTFWRSPTDDLSPYDLERLKVYTGNLADFHLILDIVPILARLYFRGKLPVTLSHVSASILLCVGLQQRNITFVEEQMKLERTQILSLFMKAMKKIYKYLRGIASKEIESTLPRIKERELRPHSISVNDDLKEAAKQVEDGMKSKMEGLLNPEFLQQHAIVGREEELENALQEHGGKINPGGVISVKPRVKPDKHGKQESGRSGGKRSKEDGGSKSNKKGSAWVFLLMPYESVQS
- the LOC118039112 gene encoding RNA cytidine acetyltransferase 1 isoform X2, whose product is MRKKVDERIRTLIENGVKLRHRSLFLIIGDKSRDQIVNLHYMLSKAVVKSRPTVLWCYKDKLELSSHKKKRAKQVKKLMQRGLLDPEKVDPFSLFLETGGLTYCLYKDSERILGNTFGMCILQDFEALTPNLLARTIETVEGGGLIVLLLRSLSSLTSLYTMVMDVHERFRTESHFRASGRFNERFLLSLASCKACVVMDDELNILPISSHIRSITPVPVKEDSEGLSEAERGLKNLKEQLHQDFPVGPLIKKCCTLDQGKAVITFLDSVLDKTLRSTVALLAARGRGKSAALGLAVAGAIAAGYSNIFITAPNPENIKTLFEFICRGFDAIEYKEHIDYDVVKSANPEFKKATVRINIFKQHRQTIQYIQPHEHEKLSQVELLIIDEAAAIPLPVVRSLLGPYLVFLSSTVNGYEGTGRSLSLKLLQQLEEQSQISSKNVEGSLSGRLFRKIELSESIRYASRDPIESWLNALLCLDVTNSIPSIRRLPPCSECNLYYINRDTLFSYHKDSELFLQRMMALYVASHYKNSPNDLQLMADAPAHHLFVFLGPVDESKNQLPDILCVIQVCLEGQISRKSAIQSLSEGHQPFGDQIPWKFCEQFRDTVFPSFSGARIVRIATHPSAMRLGYGSAAVELLTRYYEGQFTPISVVDDENDGEIPQLRVTEAAEKVSLLEENIKPRTDLPPLLVNLHERRPEKLHYLGVSFGLTLDLFRFWKRRKFAPFYIGQIPNTVTGEYSCMVLKPLNSDDSEASGSDEWGFFGPFYKDFKRRFARLLEGDSFRSMEYKLAMSVLDPKINYTDMKHEPTSSAPDTFWRSPTDDLSPYDLERLKVYTGNLADFHLILDIVPILARLYFRGKLPVTLSHVSASILLCVGLQQRNITFVEEQMKLERTQILSLFMKAMKKIYKYLRGIASKEIESTLPRIKERELRPHSISVNDDLKEAAKQVEDGMKSKMEGLLNPEFLQQHAIVGREEELENALQEHGGKINPGGVISVKPRVKPDKHGKQESGRSGGKRSKEDGGSKSNKKGKF